In Fragaria vesca subsp. vesca linkage group LG1, FraVesHawaii_1.0, whole genome shotgun sequence, the sequence NNNNNNNNNNNNNNNNNNNNNNNNNNNNNNNNNNNNNNNNNNNNNNNNNNNNNNNNNNNNNNNNNNNNNNNNNNNNNNNNNNNNNNNNNNNNNNNNNNNNNNNNNNNNNNNNNNNNNNNNNNNNNNNNNNNNNNNNNNNNNNNNNNNNNNNNNNNNNNNNNNNNNNNNNNNNNNNNNNNNNNNNNNNNNNNNNNNNNNNNNNNNNNNNNNNNNNNNNNNNNNNNNNNNNNNNNNNNNNNNNNNNNNNNNNNNNNNNNNNNNNNNNNNNNNNNNNNNNNNNNNNNNNNNNNNNNNNNNNNNNNNNNNNNNNNNNNNNNNNNNNNNNNNNNNNNNNNNNNNNNNNNNNNNNNNNNNNNNNNNNNNNNNNNNNNNNNNNNNNNNNNNNNNNNNNNNNNNNNNNNNNNNNNNNNNNNNNNNNNNNNNNNNNNNNNNNNNNNNNNNNNNNNNNNNNNNNNNNNNNNNNNNNNNNNNNNNNNNNNNNNNNNNNNNNNNNNNNNNNNNNNNNNNNNNNNNNNNNNNNNNNNNNNNNNNNNNNNNNNNNNNNNNNNNNNNNNNNNNNNNNNNNNNNNNNNNNNNNNNNNNNNNNNNNNNNNNNNNNNNNNNNNNNNNNNNNNNNNNNNNNNNNNNNNNNNNNNNNNNNNNNNNNNNNNNNNNNNNNNNNNNNNNNNNNNNNNNNNNNNNNNNNAAACAATAATAAGAGACTTTAATCGAAAATGAAGGAGTATATATGCATGAGTGGTAGACATGCATGCATGTACGTATTCGATACTTTGTAATAAAACTTGCCTGAAGATGAATTTGATAAAGAAGATCATCATAAGTGCCATCGAAGGTAGAAAACTCATATCGAATGGGAAATGGCAGTTGTTTTACTACAGCAATGAAGATATCATAAGAGAATCCTGATATTTTGTTGTTCTTTTCGTCGACTTTTAAGAATTCATTAAAACCATGTTTCACGGGAACTCCAATTCTCAATTTCTTTGTTGGAGGTGTCTTTGTAGTGTCCCCGGGCCAGATTGGTGTCTTGATTGTCTTCCTTCCATCCAACTGTGCTGCTCCATTCAGCTTTCGGGTAAGTCCTTTCTTTTGGTTCCAATATCCAATTATTCTTTCTTTTTCACCATTCACATTAAATACCTCAAAGGTTGAAGCTTCCAACTCTCCCTTAACCAACCGAAAATTCCCACTGATGAGGCTTTCAAATTTTGAATCTAGGATAGCTTCAAGAAGATGTTGACCCATGTCACCAGTTCCCAAACTTGTAAGATCAACTTTGCTTGTGCTAACATTTTGCGTCGTAAAACTATAATTTGCTATTCCAACTTTCTCCACTGCCATTGCTAATGCCCAAACTGTATCATATGCCCACAATCCAAAGAGGTTTACACCATTAATATTGCTCGGATTTCTGAACCTGAATCTTTTCATTCTCAACACAAAGTCTTCAACTTCTTTTGACATTGGTATATATGGCCTTACTCCCAGTACACCTTTCATCGACTGCATGGCTTTTGAACCCACAGGATATAATAAAGTCGACAACCCTTCTGTAACAATCCATCCATACCCTTTGGTCATCATCCCTGACTGACTTGCTAAGAAGAAGAATCTGGATCCTAGGGAAGCAGTCATATGCACCACAAATATTCTTGCTCGAGTTGATTTCAAGTGGTCAAGCTCCTTCAGAATTTCTGTGTCATTAGAATGAAGGGGAATGACACTTCTATTAGGTACTCGAGCGCCAACTTGTTGGAAAGCATCTACCAAATATGGAACTAAGCTGTTTCCGTACTCCGTGTCTTCATAGATGAGAACAACTTCCAACCAACTATAAGCTCCAACAATGGCAGCTATGGCTTTTACTTGAGCATAGTCATTGAAAGCCGACCGAATGAAAAATGGGTTATGGGATGGAGAAAGGGATGGACTTGTGGCAGAAAAGGAAATTATGGGAACATGCTTCGTTCTGCCTAGCTCTATCACAAACTTTGCTTCTGCTGAACTTTGAGGTCCGATAATGGCAGTCACATTTTCTTTGTTTATCAAGTGCAGCGCTGCAGTCTCAACAGGTTGGAGAAAGAGATGATAAAATTAGCTGTAAACCCATTGGAAAAAAGATGAATATTCAACACCAGCTTTAAGAAAGCAAAACCTTCCTCTAAACTTTTATGGTGCATAATTATTTAATTTTTTATTTATTATTTTCCTACATATACCTATGTTATTATATATCATTGTCGGTGAGTCGTGATATTGATTGATTAAGGAGTATAACCTCAAACTTTGAGGTCATACGTTCAAACCTCACTGACATATACACGTAAAGTGCGTTAGTTATTTGATAAAAAATAAACTTAATATGAGGTAATAACTGATTCTTAATTTTTTTTTTTAATAATAGATATTTCGTTACACTATCACTTTTGTTTTGTACCATGCACTATATGAACCAAACTACGTACCGAATACATTGACAACCTCATTGTAAACAAGTTTAGCTCACTTATTCATGATACTTACGTCTATCAAAGGACAAAGACCCAAAGTACCTAACTTCTTGCCACAACAGCAAATCTTGTCGTCTAGTAGAGAACTCAATTGCTGCCTATGTTATTATCATTGTAGTGAAATGTAATATGAGGTGATCACCGATTTTTCATTCTTTTTTTTTTTTTAATTAATAGATATTCGATACACTATCCATCACCAAAAGACATGTAGAACAACTTTCGTTTTGTACTAAGCACTTATGGACTGAGCTACAACGTACTGAATAAACTGACAAACATCCCTATTGTGAACAAGTTTAGCTCATTTATTTAAGAAACATACGACTATCAAAAAATAAAGACCCAACGTAATTGTTGTATGACTAGAATAACTGCACCAATGACAATAGTGCATTGATTTAATTATAAACGAAAAAAAAAAAAAAAACTTAAATCATAAGATGAAACTGGGACAACCAAGACCTTACCATAAATTGATAAGGATTAAACTAGAATAAAACAAACAACATTCGACACAAAGCCCTAGCCCAATTAGACCTATTGACTGTGCGCAAAGATGGTCCAACCCAAAAGTCGACCACCGATTCATGGCTATAATCTCGTCACTTGATAACACGGATTATGGCCACGATCGAGACCAAGCGACCAACCAATCTTCTTTGCGAGATACTTGTTGGATCACACGGCCGCTCCGCTTCCAACCACTGGAAGCACTGAATTTCCTTGAATTGGGCACACCTTTATCCATGCCTAAAGCCTAGTTAGGACACATTGAAGAATAGTTTGAGTTGTTGTTGTTGTTTTTTTTTTTTTTAATCAAGCAAACAACTGAAATGCTACAACAAGTTTGTTGTGAGTCGAACTTATAACCTCCCACATACAGAGGGGTGATGCCACTAGACCAAATGGTACTAGGCGTTACGTTTGAGTTGTTGATTTGATAATAAAAACTGTATTCCATTTATTCTATCTTTTTCTTTTTTTTTTTTTAAAATTACCTATATATATATATATGTGTGACCCGAAGGTTTGTGATTTAGATTATTATTTTTTTCACGTTCAATTTTGATTTTGATGATCGTGTTCTTGTAAATTAAAAATAAAAAACAGAGAGATTACTAGATTAACACATAGATAATAAATGGCTCGTGTGTGTGACCCAAAAATTTATAGCTCCATAGAATAGAGGTTTTGTGTATATATTACCTTCGAGTGCTGCCGAAACAACGTCATTCTTTGAATCCCTGGTGAGAAGGAAAAGCCTTGTTTGATAATGAGCTTGCTTCGTATAAAAATCATCAAGTGCCATGGCCATGCAATTCTCTGCCATAGCTCCAACCGGTGAATTCAATTTAAGAACAACTCCTACCGGTACTCGTATTACCTCTTTCGTCATTGAAGGCTCAATCCCAGAGCTGAACAAAATAATGAAGATGAACCGCATGAAGCTCTTCTGGTTTGCCATATTTGCCAAGCTACTTGGAATTCCTAGTCTTTGTATTCTCATATAGATCTAGCTACCATTACTATTCCTATTTTTTTTTTTTCCTACACAACTGGTTCAAGTATTGGGGATTGGGCCTACACTAATAAATGTCGATCAATTTAGCTCACAAAATTATACTCGGGAGGATATTGTCATTCTAATGCCCTGCCCTGGCTTTCAAGCAAGCTGTCACAACAACAACCTTTACCTTGCAATCTTTACAATTTAGGAGAAATACAAAACACTACATGACAATTTTTCTTTAAACAATTCAGTCCTCAAACATTTCAATTATACAGTTTAGTCCTACTCCATTTTTTTTTAATCTTACTTAATAAGACTAAGACTTACCATCCTAAGAACTAGCCTTCAACATGCCATTTTCGCCTAACGACATATTGTTTTCTGGTTACTATCTTGGTGAAATTCATTCAAGATTGGGCTAAGCCCTTAATAGAGAAGTTTACAATATCTCTATTAAACCTATAAATAGAGAATAACTATTTCGATAACTATCTACTTAGGGGCCTTGAGTTCTTACTATAAGATTGGGCTAAGCCCTTAACATAATAATAAGAAGTCCTATATACATATGTGAAAAATGAATATTTTATGATAGGTTTTCTGATAAGATAATATCTGTCGGGTAGCTGCACTTCTGATTCAAAAGGCCCAATATCTGTCGGGTCGGGTCAGGAAACCAGGCATCGGCATCACCAGGTGAGTTTTTACACGTTGAGGCTCAGATTGTCAGTGTGTTAGAGCATCTCCAGCAGTGTAACTAAAACAATAGTTAAAATTTTTTTTTATTAAAGAAAATTTCATTCAATAAACTGCAATTACAATACAATCACAGCACCCAACAAGGAATTACAACTACGAGCAAATAACTCTAGCCTCAAACTACTTGTCCTCACTTTGAAGAGGAGAGACTGACATGTCAATGGATCTAATAGAAACCGAAATGGGCAGCCGTCCGAGTTAACTTGACCAACATAGGTAGCAATTACTGGGACATGATTTGACCACAACAGAATACCATTGGGTGGGCCATCCCAGGATCTCCCGGCATATTCAACACAGGCTGATAAAATGCACGGCCAAAGACCGGCTGAAATCTGGGTTCTTGTAACAACGAACCAGCTACCCGAATTCAAGTACCTATTAGAAACCATGACATCTAACCAACAAACTCGATAGATTAAGGACTTATTTGAGATCTGAAAACCAGACCCAAAAACTACTTCAAGAAAACCTAGACCAATAAAAGCTAAAAATAAAATAAGGCCAGGCTGGCCCAGGCCCAACAAGTGAGCCCATGCCCAACAAGTGAGCCCAGGCCCAACCCAAAACCCTAGACCAAGGGATGGAGAAATTCACAGCCGCCAACCAAGCAAGCTCCTCCCTGTCTCTCCAGATGCGTCGGACCACCATCCTCCATGTACGGTCGTCGTCCTTTCGTCTGAGTCGGCACTATGTCCCTCCCTAGGTCACACCACCACGACCTCGATGCAGCAACCATGCAGAAGGGCACAACCCAAACCATGGGTCCAGCCATGCCGCAATTGCTGGCACACCCAACAACCTTGCCGCGCCATCAATACACCACGCTGCCTTGTCGAGAGAGGATAGAGCCAAAACCTAGCCGTCGCCATGTGTTTCCTAACCCTTGGTTCACAACTCGTAGCCGCGAAACCCCCGATACGAAAGGAAACTTCGACCGAGAGCCCGGCTGCACTCCCTTTCCACAATGATCTAAAGCTCGTCTGACGACAGCGAAGGGCTCGCTGACTAATAGACAAGGGGACTCCTGTTTGTCTCTCGCTCTCTAACTATTCTCTCTATTTTTTATGTTATAACAATAGTTAAATTTAGCAATAATTATGAGATTTAACTATTGATATAAGAATTTGGTTCCAGTAGTTATTGTTATATGTAATTAAATAATATTTTTAACGAATTATAAACTGACACGTGGAGAAAAAAAGGAGGGAAAATATATGTATTCCTTTAGCAAATCATGGCTCAATTGACAAATTTATAAATTTTGTTTAACAATCTTTAAATTTAACAACCATTTAAGTATATTGTTGAAGCTCATATTCATCCAAAAAGTTGATAAATTTCAAAAAAAAAATTTAATTTAACAATACTGTTGAAAATGCTCTTAAGACTTAGGAGTTAGGACTATTATGCTGTAAACGTATTTTATCTTGGGCTGCTGTGGTAATTTACCTAAATGTGCTGATTATTGGACTCGGGTCGGGTCGTACTGTAAACGGGTATCTAGGTTTGGCTTTAAAGAGAACTATATAAGGCATTCAGCCTCCGATGTAAGATCTATTATTTCCTTTTAATTTCTGCAATTTACTTTCGTTTCCTTCCTTGATGGATGACGATACCATCACAGTGTGTGTCTTAAAACGAAAGCGCTCTGTGTTTTGGTCGCAATTATTTATACAAAATTGAAAAAACGATCCCCAATTTCAACTCTGAATCTCTCTGGAGATTGGATCGGTTACTGAATCTCCATCTTCCCCATAGTGTTCGAGCTTTAACGATCCTCCTAACTTCTCAGGCAAGTGAACTTCTCTGCTTCCAATTTGTATTGAATTTGAGATTGTACGTTTTAATTTTGCTGTTTTTAGGGTTTCAGGGAGAAATTGAGAGATGGATTTGGTGAATAGCTACAAGGGGGTTGTAGGCCTGGTTTTCGGCAATGAGAAATCTTCGTCTTCAAATGAAGATAGGTAAGTAAACTTTGATTATCACTTTCATAATAATTGCAGTAGAATGCGTAGTTTCGGTCTCGGAATAGTGTGTGATTGAATGTGGTGTGGATTGGTTTGGCAGTTATGTTGAGCGATTGCTGGACTGTATAAGCAATGGGAAGCTGGCAGAGGACAGGAGGACTGGCTATGGTGGAGCTTCAGTCTGTTGTGGCTGAAAGCTCTGGTGCTCAGCTGGTGTTTGGAGCAATGGGTGAGTGCTAGTGGTCATTTTGATGTAGTTGTTTGCGATTTTTTTTCGTTTCGAGCTTGCAGTGTTTGAGATTTTTGTTTTTTGTAGGATTTCCTGTGATGATGGGTGTATTGAGAGAAGAATGCGACGATGTTGAAATGGTTTGGTTCTGTTTCTTGCATCAAGAAAGCTCAATTCTTCTTGCTCAATTCTTCTTGATTCACCAAGCATGATCCTCCGGCGCAACACATCGATGATCCTCGACAGTCATCTCTTTGTATAAACAAATGAGTCTGGTAGGAATCTATTCGAACGGGCCTGTTCCGTCGAATAAAGAATCAATATCAGAAAGAAGTTTGAAAGTTTGCCGTTGGCTCATGAAAGTTTGAATCATCACTTGAAGAAGCTTAAATGGGAGAAATTCTTCATACCGGCAAAAAAGTTGATTTAGAGTGTGTCCAGAGACAAAAGCAGACTCAGA encodes:
- the LOC101310265 gene encoding glutamate receptor 2.8-like, which codes for MANQKSFMRFIFIILFSSGIEPSMTKEVIRVPVGVVLKLNSPVGAMAENCMAMALDDFYTKQAHYQTRLFLLTRDSKNDVVSAALEALHLINKENVTAIIGPQSSAEAKFVIELGRTKHVPIISFSATSPSLSPSHNPFFIRSAFNDYAQVKAIAAIVGAYSWLEVVLIYEDTEYGNSLVPYLVDAFQQVGARVPNRSVIPLHSNDTEILKELDHLKSTRARIFVVHMTASLGSRFFFLASQSGMMTKGYGWIVTEGLSTLLYPVGSKAMQSMKGVLGVRPYIPMSKEVEDFVLRMKRFRFRNPSNINGVNLFGLWAYDTVWALAMAVEKVGIANYSFTTQNVSTSKVDLTSLGTGDMGQHLLEAILDSKFESLISGNFRLVKGELEASTFEVFNVNGEKERIIGYWNQKKGLTRKLNGAAQLDGRKTIKTPIWPGDTTKTPPTKKLRIGVPVKHGFNEFLKVDEKNNKISGFSYDIFIAVVKQLPFPIRYEFSTFDGTYDDLLYQIHLQAFPLGSSLVSYMSRAILNVTQDKTLMDEIQSKSFDYQPACEDQRAKIASEGPSLGISSFGGLFIIAGVASMVALLMHMYHFLCSHWPAFRTICSSESTFWAKLVEMAKHFDKKDLTSHQFKRRDSRVHATDIPDDEGPAAAPDANDMQNNSSRTHETVENDLDINENENLSSGSGRRDSSMPVLDSS
- the LOC101304905 gene encoding golgin candidate 6-like isoform 1 — translated: MGSWQRTGGLAMVELQSVVAESSGAQLVFGAMGFPVMMGVLREECDDVEMVWFCFLHQESSILLAQFFLIHQA